A region from the Haemorhous mexicanus isolate bHaeMex1 chromosome 12, bHaeMex1.pri, whole genome shotgun sequence genome encodes:
- the LOC132333013 gene encoding C-signal-like: protein MWKGCNQGKEGLSCSRAAVTNISSKLGSIGLCLHVPEAPMYPYRASKAAQNMVTRCLAVELQDKGILCMAIHPGWVKTDMGTQEVLGCLGEAPWMLLPGMHPPRELLSVTAHCPFLQAPLTVEHSVRGILTVLASLSQHTSGAFLDWEGNSLPW, encoded by the exons atgTGGAAGGgat GCAACCAAGGCAAGGAGggtctgagctgcagcagggcagctgtcACCAACATCTCCTCCAAACTGGGCTCCATCGGGCTGTGCCTCCACGTGCCAGAGGCCCCCATGTACCCGTACCGGGCCAGCAAG GCTGCCCAGAACATGGTGACGAGGTGCTTGGCTGTGGAACTCCAGGACAAGGGGATCTTGTGCATGGCCATCCATCCTGGCTGGGTGAAGACTGACATGGGCACACAGGAGGTACTGGGCTGCTTAGGGGAGG CACCATGGATGCTGCTCCCGGGCATGCACCCTCCCCGAGAGCTGCTCTCTGTTACAGCTCATTGTCCTTTTCTGCAGGCACCACTGACAGTGGAGCACAGCGTGAGGGGCATCCTGACTGTGCTGGCCAGCCTCTCACAGCACACCTCTGGAGCCTTCCTCGACTGGGAAGGGAACAGCCTGCCCTGGTGA
- the LOC132332954 gene encoding C-signal-like codes for MAGLHVRSVLVTGANRGIGLGFVQHFLKMPNPPQWIFAGCRDPKGQRAQELQNLASKHPNIIIIPLEVSDPASIKAAAAKVGEHLGDSGLNLLINNAGILKPSFLDNETLQDMTETYTTNTVGPLLMGQAFQPLLKKAAQGSPGSGLSCSKAAIVNISSIGGSLTSFFPWELVQGVSYRCSKAALNMLSKCQSLAYKEHGILCVALHPGWVQTDMGRSGGQVPPVTVDDSVQGMLKVLSSLSEKNTGAYLDWEGNVIPW; via the exons ATGGCAGGGCTCCACGTCCGCTCCGTTCTGGTGACTGGGGCCAACCGAGGCATCGGCCTGGGGTTTGTCCAGCATTTCCTGAAGATGCCAAACCCACCTCAGTGGATCTTTGCAGGCTGTCGGGACCCCAAGGGACAGAGAGCACAG GAGTTACAGAATTTGGCCTCCAAGCACCCcaacatcatcatcatcccGCTCG AAGTCTCTGACCCTGCCAGCatcaaggcagctgcagccaaggTTGGGGAGCACCTGGGGGACTCTGGCCTCAACCTCCTCATCAACAATGCTGGAATTTTGAAGCCAAGCTTCCTTGATAATGAGACACTTCAGGACATGACCGAGACTTACACTACCAACACGGTTGGACCCCTGCTGATGGGCCAG GCATTTCAACCCCTGCTGAAgaaggctgcccaggggagcccaggctcagggctgagctgcagcaaggcTGCCATCGTCAACATATCCAGCATTGGAGGCTCCctcacttctttctttccttgggAGTTGGTACAAGGTGTCTCCTACCGCTGCAGCAAG GCTGCTCTGAACATGCTGAGCAAGTGCCAGTCCCTGGCGTACAAGGAGCACGGCATCCTCTGCGTCGCTCTCCACCCCGGCTGGGTGCAAACTGACATGGGCAGATCTGGTGGACAAGTG ccccctgtgacAGTGGATGACAGCGTGCAAGGGATGCTGAAggtcctctcctccctctctgaGAAAAACACGGGCGCCTACCTGGACTGGGAAGGGAATGTCATCCCGTGGTGA
- the LOC132333014 gene encoding C-signal-like, which produces MWKGCSQGKEGLSCSRAAVTNISSKLGSIGLCLHVPEAPMYPYRASKAAQNMVTRCLAVELQDKGILCMAIHPGWVKTDMGTQEAPLTVEHSVRGILTVLASLSQHTSGAFLDWEGNSLPW; this is translated from the exons atgTGGAAGGgat GCAGCCAAGGCAAGGAGggtctgagctgcagcagggcagctgtcACCAACATCTCCTCCAAACTGGGCTCCATCGGGCTGTGCCTCCACGTGCCAGAGGCCCCCATGTACCCGTACCGGGCCAGCAAG GCTGCCCAGAACATGGTGACGAGGTGCTTGGCTGTGGAACTCCAGGACAAGGGGATCTTGTGCATGGCCATCCATCCTGGCTGGGTGAAGACTGACATGGGCACACAGGAG GCACCACTGACAGTGGAGCACAGCGTGAGGGGCATCCTGACTGTGCTGGCCAGCCTCTCACAGCACACCTCTGGAGCCTTCCTCGACTGGGAAGGGAACAGCCTGCCCTGGTGA
- the LOC132332955 gene encoding C-signal-like — protein MAGLHVRSVLVTGANRGIGLGFVQHFLKMPNPPQWIFAGCRDPKGQRAQELQNLASKHPNIIIIPLEVSDPASIKAAAAKVGEHLGDSGLNLLINNAGIANPKSLDNETTENMIQAYTTNTVGPLLMGQAFQPLLKKAAQGSPGSGLSCSKAAIINMSSSAGSIEDIYLWDYGQVVSYRCSKAALNMLSKCQSLGYKEHGILCIALHPGWVQTDMGGGGGSFKPPLTVDDSVQGMLKVLSSISEKETGAFLDWEGKVVPW, from the exons ATGGCAGGGCTCCACGTCCGCTCCGTTCTGGTGACTGGGGCCAACCGAGGCATCGGCCTGGGGTTTGTCCAGCATTTCCTGAAGATGCCAAACCCACCTCAGTGGATCTTTGCAGGCTGTCGGGACCCCAAGGGACAGAGAGCACAG GAGTTACAGAATTTGGCCTCCAAGCACCCcaacatcatcatcatcccGCTCG AAGTCTCTGACCCTGCCAGCatcaaggcagctgcagccaaggTTGGGGAGCACCTGGGGGACTCTGGCCTCAACCTCCTCATCAACAATGCTGGAATTGCAAACCCAAAATCCCTTGATAATGAGACAACAGAGAATATGATACAGGCTTACACTACCAACACGGTTGGACCCCTGCTGATGGGCCAG GCATTTCAACCCCTGCTGAAgaaggctgcccaggggagcccaggctcagggctgagctgcagcaaggcagcCATCATCAATAtgtccagctctgcaggctccaTTGAGGATATATATTTGTGGGATTATGGACAAGTTGTCTCGTACCGCTGCAGCAAG GCTGCTCTGAACATGCTGAGCAAGTGCCAGTCCCTGGGGTACAAGGAGCACGGCATCCTTTGCATCGCACTCCATCCTGGCTGGGTGCAAACTGACATGGGGGGTGGAGGAGGATCATTTAAG cctcccctgaCAGTGGATGACAGCGTGCAAGGGATGCTGAAGGTGCTGTCCTCCATCTCTGAGAAGGAGACTGGGGCCTTCCTggactgggaagggaaggtCGTGCCCTGGTGA
- the LOC132332733 gene encoding C-signal-like isoform X2 — MAGLHVRSVLVTGANRGIGLGFVQQFLKMPNPPQWIFAGCRDPKGQRAQELQNLASKHPNIIIIPLEVSDPASIKAAAAKVGEHLGDSGLTVLINNAGIANPKSLDNETLQDMTETYTTNTVGPLLMGQAFLPLLKKAAQGSPGSGLSCSKAAIVNISSIAGSFASFFGWELAQGVSYRCSKAALNMLSKCQSLAYKEHGILCVALHPGWVQTDLGSAAGHAPPLTVDDSVQGMLKVLSSISEKETGAFLDWEGKVVPW; from the exons ATGGCAGGGCTCCACGTCCGCTCCGTTCTGGTGACTGGGGCCAACCGAGGCATCGGCCTGGGGTTTGTCCAGCAATTCCTGAAGATGCCAAACCCACCTCAGTGGATCTTTGCAGGCTGTCGGGACCCCAAGGGACAGAGAGCACAG GAGTTACAGAATTTGGCCTCCAAGCACCCcaacatcatcatcatcccGCTCG AAGTCTCTGACCCTGCCAGCatcaaggcagctgcagccaaggTTGGGGAGCACCTGGGGGACTCTGGACTCACCGTCCTCATCAACAATGCTGGAATTGCAAACCCAAAGTCCCTTGATAATGAGACACTGCAGGACATGACAGAGACTTACACCACCAACACGGTTGGACCCCTGCTGATGGGCCAG GCATTTCTACCCCTGCTGAAgaaggctgcccaggggagcccaggctcagggctgagctgcagcaaggcagcCATCGTCAACATATCCAGCATTGCTGGCTCCTTCGCTTCTTTCTTTGGTTGGGAGTTGGCACAAGGTGTCTCGTACCGCTGCAGCAAG GCTGCTCTGAACATGCTGAGCAAGTGCCAGTCCCTGGCGTACAAGGAGCACGGCATCCTCTGCGTCGCTCTCCACCCCGGCTGGGTGCAAACTGACTTGGGCAGCGCTGCCGGACACGCG cctcccctgaCAGTGGATGACAGCGTGCAAGGGATGCTGAAGGTGCTGTCCTCCATCTCTGAGAAGGAGACTGGGGCCTTCCTggactgggaagggaaggtCGTGCCCTGGTGA
- the LOC132332733 gene encoding C-signal-like isoform X1 translates to MAGLHVRSVLVTGANRGIGLGFVQQFLKMPNPPQWIFAGCRDPKGQRAQELQNLASKHPNIIIIPLEVSDPASIKAAAAKVGEHLGDSGLTVLINNAGIANPKSLDNETLQDMTETYTTNTVGPLLMGQAFLPLLKKAAQGSPGSGLSCSKAAIVNISSIAGSFASFFGWELAQGVSYRCSKAALNMLSKCQSLAYKEHGILCVALHPGWVQTDLGSAAGHAPPVTVDDSVQGMLKVLSSLSEKNTGAHLDWEGNVVPW, encoded by the exons ATGGCAGGGCTCCACGTCCGCTCCGTTCTGGTGACTGGGGCCAACCGAGGCATCGGCCTGGGGTTTGTCCAGCAATTCCTGAAGATGCCAAACCCACCTCAGTGGATCTTTGCAGGCTGTCGGGACCCCAAGGGACAGAGAGCACAG GAGTTACAGAATTTGGCCTCCAAGCACCCcaacatcatcatcatcccGCTCG AAGTCTCTGACCCTGCCAGCatcaaggcagctgcagccaaggTTGGGGAGCACCTGGGGGACTCTGGACTCACCGTCCTCATCAACAATGCTGGAATTGCAAACCCAAAGTCCCTTGATAATGAGACACTGCAGGACATGACAGAGACTTACACCACCAACACGGTTGGACCCCTGCTGATGGGCCAG GCATTTCTACCCCTGCTGAAgaaggctgcccaggggagcccaggctcagggctgagctgcagcaaggcagcCATCGTCAACATATCCAGCATTGCTGGCTCCTTCGCTTCTTTCTTTGGTTGGGAGTTGGCACAAGGTGTCTCGTACCGCTGCAGCAAG GCTGCTCTGAACATGCTGAGCAAGTGCCAGTCCCTGGCGTACAAGGAGCACGGCATCCTCTGCGTCGCTCTCCACCCCGGCTGGGTGCAAACTGACTTGGGCAGCGCTGCCGGACACGCG ccccctgtgacAGTGGATGACAGCGTGCAAGGGATGCTGAAggtcctctcctccctctctgaGAAAAACACGGGCGCCCACCTAGACTGGGAAGGGAATGTTGTCCCGTGGTGA
- the LOC132332939 gene encoding C-signal-like, which translates to MWKGCSQGKEGRSCSRAAVTNISSKLGSIGLCLHVPEAPMYPYRASKAAQNMVTRCLAVELQDKGILCMAIHPGWVKTDMGTQEVLGCLGEAPWMLLPGMHPPRELLSVTAHCPFLQAPLTVEHSVRGILTVLASLSQHTSGAFLDWEGNSLPW; encoded by the exons atgTGGAAGGgat GCAGCCAAGGCAAGGAGGGtcggagctgcagcagggcagctgtcACCAACATCTCCTCCAAGCTGGGCTCCATCGGGCTGTGCCTCCACGTGCCAGAGGCCCCCATGTACCCGTACCGAGCCAGCAAG GCTGCCCAGAACATGGTGACGAGGTGCTTGGCTGTGGAACTCCAGGACAAGGGGATCTTGTGCATGGCCATCCATCCTGGCTGGGTGAAGACTGACATGGGCACACAGGAGGTACTGGGCTGTTTAGGGGAGG CACCATGGATGCTGCTCCCGGGCATGCACCCTCCCCGAGAGCTGCTCTCTGTTACAGCTCATTGTCCTTTTCTGCAGGCACCACTGACAGTGGAGCACAGCGTGAGGGGCATCCTGACTGTGCTGGCCAGCCTCTCACAGCACACCTCTGGAGCCTTCCTCGACTGGGAAGGGAACAGCCTGCCCTGGTGA
- the LOC132332733 gene encoding C-signal-like isoform X3 codes for MAGLHVRSVLVTGANRGIGLGFVQNFLKMPNPPQWIFAGCRDPKGQRAQELQNLASKHPNIIIIPLEVSDPASIKAAAAKVGEHLGDSGLNLLINNAGILKPGLLDNETTENMIQAFTNNTVGLLLMGQAFLPLLKKTAQGSPGSGLSCSKAAIVNMSSITGSMEDMYVLEFGQVVSYCCSKAALNMLSKCQSLGYKEHGILCIALHPGWVQTDMGGGGGSFKPPLTVDDSVQGMLKVLSSISEKETGAFLDWEGKVVPW; via the exons ATGGCAGGGCTCCACGTCCGCTCCGTTCTGGTGACTGGGGCCAACCGAGGCATCGGCCTGGGGTTTGTCCAGAATTTCCTGAAGATGCCAAACCCACCTCAGTGGATCTTTGCAGGCTGTCGGGACCCCAAGGGACAGAGAGCACAG GAGTTACAGAATTTGGCCTCCAAGCACCCcaacatcatcatcatcccGCTCG AAGTCTCTGACCCTGCCAGCatcaaggcagctgcagccaaggTTGGGGAGCACCTGGGGGACTCTGGCCTCAACCTCCTCATCAACAATGCTGGAATTTTGAAGCCAGGCCTCCTTGATAATGAGACAACAGAGAATATGATACAGGCTTTCACTAACAACACGGTTGGACTCCTGCTGATGGGCCAG GCATTTCTACCCCTGCTGAAGAAGACTGCCCAGGGGAGCCCgggctcagggctgagctgcagcaaggcagcCATCGTCAACATGTCCAGCATTACAGGCTCCATGGAGGATATGTATGTGTTGGAATTTGGACAAGTTGTCTCGTACTGCTGCAGCAAG GCTGCTCTGAACATGCTGAGCAAGTGCCAGTCCCTGGGGTACAAGGAGCACGGCATCCTTTGCATCGCACTCCATCCTGGCTGGGTGCAAACTGACATGGGGGGTGGAGGAGGATCATTTAAG cctcccctgaCAGTGGATGACAGCGTGCAAGGGATGCTGAAGGTGCTGTCCTCCATCTCTGAGAAGGAGACTGGGGCCTTCCTggactgggaagggaaggtCGTGCCCTGGTGA